The sequence below is a genomic window from Deltaproteobacteria bacterium.
TCTATCGTGGCTTCTCACACCGCGGATTTTGCCCATCAGATAGCCGCAGCATTTGGCGATGCGTCCTTCGGTCTTGTAAGCCTTCTGGGTTTTGCCGAGCAGCCGATAAAGCCCGTAGCGCGCGCAATTGGCGAACAAATTGGGCAGCACCCGAAAGGCGATGGAGTCATGGCGATATATGCTGCGGCTCAGGCCCTTGCGGTACTCGACCATGCGATTGTACGCGCGGCCATAACGATTCGGATTCAACTCATGGTAGACGACAGCGTGAGGCGTGTAACCGATTTTGAAACCAGCTTTGCGAATGCGCATAGAATATTCCGTGTCTTCACTAAACCCAGCCGCTCCCGGCCCCAACCGTGTGTCGAAGAAGCCAACGTTTTCAAAAACCCCGCGCTTAAAAGACATGTTGGTCCCAGTTAAACCGCGCAGCGGATGAATCTCATGCCCGTAGTCGATGTGGGGGATGTTATACTCAGCCAAACGAGACATCTCCGCACTATTTCCCGCCGCATCTCGCCCAGGAAGAATCTTTCCCTGCAAAGCATCGAACACAGTTGTGCGATGGGCCTCCAGGTGTTTTGCTAGGCAATCTGGCGCGGCGACCACATCGTCGTCAAGAATCATGATCACGGCACCATGAGCTTCGCGCAAGCCCAAGTTAAGCGCGTGCGCTTTGCCCTTCCGCCTCTCTTCCAAATAACGCAATGCCAAATGCCGCTTGCCCGCGCGCCATTGTTCAATCGTACTCGCAGTGCCGTCGGTGGAGCCATTGTCCAGGACCAAAATTTCGATCTCCTCAAAGTTCATTCGCTCACCCGACACCAAACTCTCTAATAATCGCACGAGGCTGGCGCGGCGGTTGTACGATGGGATGAGAATACTGAGGCGTACGGTCACAGACATTCGCGGAATCGAACGGGTCGGAAGTTCACGCTCCTAGGAGCGTCGAGCAAATATGCCGTTGTACACCTGGAATCCTCGCCGCCCGGGAGGCTTATGGAGGCCCGATTCGTTGACAAAC
It includes:
- a CDS encoding glycosyltransferase family 2 protein, yielding MSVTVRLSILIPSYNRRASLVRLLESLVSGERMNFEEIEILVLDNGSTDGTASTIEQWRAGKRHLALRYLEERRKGKAHALNLGLREAHGAVIMILDDDVVAAPDCLAKHLEAHRTTVFDALQGKILPGRDAAGNSAEMSRLAEYNIPHIDYGHEIHPLRGLTGTNMSFKRGVFENVGFFDTRLGPGAAGFSEDTEYSMRIRKAGFKIGYTPHAVVYHELNPNRYGRAYNRMVEYRKGLSRSIYRHDSIAFRVLPNLFANCARYGLYRLLGKTQKAYKTEGRIAKCCGYLMGKIRGVRSHDRHSEV